A genomic region of Raphanus sativus cultivar WK10039 chromosome 6, ASM80110v3, whole genome shotgun sequence contains the following coding sequences:
- the LOC108811747 gene encoding pentatricopeptide repeat-containing protein At3g02650, mitochondrial, with amino-acid sequence MLRSVLRRSQNLAFARFSTKNTNVPSLASISIFSSSGNASPRSLRFFSTSPADENPISSPSEHTHEESNVSGLGFSESVDLDVNGTMSGVGEDGESEIATVEASGDGSVVAEEVSQFDEEKFESLLSLLRSDEESLEFGLKALDLDLNSDLVARVFESTGIKGKNLIRFLKWATKKEEVTVTTSLLESLLVVISGDNRRRLDAYALWDLVKEISENENSLVLNLEIMNDLIALFGKLGKSKAAFDVFSKTEELGFTPNAKTYYVTLEALCKRSFMEWACVVCEKMLKSGVLPEGDQIGSIITWFCKEGKAEEAYSVYELAKGKEKSPPSRSVATLISALSKNDGTVGFAQELLSDLSGEARRQGIKPFSDVIQSLCRMKNVKDAKSLVLDMISKGPAPGNAVFNLIVHAASRSGDLDEAKEVLKLMESRGLKPDVYTYTVIISGYAKGGLMNEAQEILAEAKKKHERLSPVTYHSLIRGYCKIEEYDKALKLLNEMESFGVKPSEDEYSKLIQSFCLKALDWEKAEMLFEEMKQKGLHLNAITQGLIRAVKEMQTEGKATEDVNLLAAA; translated from the coding sequence ATGTTGAGATCCGTTTTGAGGAGATCGCAAAACCTCGCCTTTGCTCGATTCTCCACGAAGAACACCAATGTTCCATCGCTAGCATCCATTTCCATATTCTCATCGTCTGGAAATGCTTCTCCCAGAAGCCTCAGGTTCTTCTCCACGAGCCCTGCCGATGAGAACCCAATCTCGTCACCTTCAGAGCATACCCACGAAGAATCTAACGTTTCCGGTTTAGGGTTTTCCGAAAGTGTCGACCTTGATGTGAATGGTACCATGTCTGGTGTCGGTGAAGATGGAGAGTCTGAGATTGCTACAGTCGAAGCTTCTGGAGATGGGTCCGTTGTAGCTGAGGAGGTGAGCCAATTCGACGAGGAAAAGTTCGAATCTTTGCTGTCTTTGTTACGGAGCGATGAGGAGTCTTTGGAGTTTGGTCTGAAGGCGCTTGATCTCGATTTAAACTCGGATCTTGTGGCCAGAGTGTTTGAATCTACAGGGATTAAAGGTAAGAACTTGATTAGGTTTCTGAAGTGGGCAACTAAGAAAGAAGAGGTTACTGTCACCACATCGCTTCTAGAGTCTCTCCTTGTAGTAATCTCTGGTGATAATAGACGTAGGTTGGATGCTTACGCTTTGTGGGATTTGGTTAAAGAGATTAGTGAGAATGAGAATAGTCTTGTTTTGAATCTGGAGATAATGAATGATCTCATAGCCTTGTTTGGTAAGCTTGGCAAGTCCAAAGCCGCGTTTGATGTGTTTAGTAAAACCGAAGAGCTTGGCTTTACTCCTAACGCCAAGACTTATTATGTGACGTTGGAGGCGCTTTGTAAGAGGTCTTTTATGGAGTGGGCATGCGTTGTGTGCGAGAAGATGCTCAAGAGTGGTGTGTTACCAGAGGGAGACCAGATCGGTAGCATCATAACTTGGTTTTGTAAAGAAGGGAAGGCTGAAGAGGCTTATTCGGTTTACGAACTGGCCAAGGGGAAAGAGAAGTCCCCGCCGTCTAGATCTGTTGCTACTCTGATAAGTGCACTGAGCAAGAATGATGGGACTGTTGGGTTTGCTCAGGAGCTGTTGAGTGATTTGTCTGGAGAAGCTAGGCGACAGGGAATCAAACCGTTTTCTGATGTGATCCAGAGTTTGTGCAGGATGAAGAACGTTAAAGACGCTAAAAGTTTGGTTCTGGATATGATCTCTAAAGGGCCTGCTCCTGGGAATGCGGTTTTTAATCTGATCGTCCACGCCGCTTCGAGAAGTGGAGATCTCGACGAAGCCAAAGAGGTTCTGAAGTTGATGGAGAGCAGAGGTTTGAAACCGGACGTGTACACTTACACCGTCATCATCAGCGGGTATGCTAAAGGAGGGCTGATGAACGAAGCTCAGGAGATACTAGCGGAAGCTAAAAAGAAACATGAGAGGCTTAGTCCCGTGACGTATCACTCGCTCATCCGAGGCTACTGCAAGATTGAAGAGTATGACAAAGCTCTTAAGCTTTTGAACGAGATGGAGAGTTTCGGTGTGAAGCCTAGTGAGGATGAATATAGTAAGCTGATACAGTCGTTCTGCCTCAAAGCGTTGGATTGGGAGAAAGCAGAGATGCTGTTTGAGGAGATG
- the LOC130496757 gene encoding putative UPF0481 protein At3g02645 encodes MFPKKPTDSSTTHQHSFDEARWVNNVRKSLDAELEEQHPLEQVTVSIFTVPKALMCSTHRDSYTPQRVSIGPYHCLKPELHETERYKLAIAKKFRNQSKSFMFHYLVEKLHSMEAKIRACYHKHINLNEETLLWIMAIDSSFLIEFLKVYYSFGKVETLINRAGHNEILRDIMMIENQIPLFVLRKTLEVQLESTEAAADDLLLSILTGLCRDLSPLVIKFEDDQILKARFREFNHILDFLYQMIVPRIQEEEEEEEEENRAGNNGEKRGCKFLRETKLQFKRVFASRPADIILRLPWRVVSNLPGFIALSYLFTRQENEATATTVSVFDMEKPPLVEELTIPSVSELHKAGVKFKPTQNGNVSTVSFDSNTGHFHLPVINLDINTDTVLRNLVAYEASNTSGGPLVFTRYTELINGIIDSDEDVRLLREQGVLVSRLKSDEEAAEMWNGMSKSVRLTKVGFLDKTIEDVNRYYTGRWMVKIGRFVDVYVYGSWKILAFLGAVLLLILVSLQVLSLVFGSLRLFGLRTG; translated from the coding sequence ATGTTTCCTAAAAAGCCAACCGATTCATCTACCACACATCAACATAGCTTTGACGAGGCTCGATGGGTCAACAACGTCAGAAAATCTCTGGACGCAGAGCTCGAAGAACAACACCCTCTCGAACAAGTCACAGTCAGCATTTTCACCGTCCCTAAAGCACTAATGTGTAGCACCCACCGAGACTCATACACACCTCAGCGAGTTTCCATCGGACCTTACCACTGTCTCAAACCAGAGCTTCACGAAACAGAGCGGTACAAACTAGCGATCGCCAAGAAATTTCGAAACCAATCTAAATCTTTCATGTTCCACTACCTCGTCGAGAAGCTACACTCCATGGAGGCCAAGATCCGAGCTTGCTATCATAAGCATATCAACCTGAACGAGGAGACTCTGCTGTGGATAATGGCGATAGACTCGTCGTTCCTGATCGAGTTTCTTAAGGTTTATTACAGTTTCGGAAAGGTGGAGACTTTGATTAACAGAGCCGGTCACAACGAGATTCTCAGAGATATAATGATGATCGAGAATCAAATCCCGTTGTTCGTTTTGAGGAAAACGCTTGAAGTTCAGCTCGAGTCGACGGAAGCAGCTGCTGATGATCTGTTGCTCTCTATTCTCACGGGACTATGCAGAGATCTCTCTCCTCTCGTTATCAAATTTGAAGACGATCAGATTTTGAAGGCTAGGTTTCGTGAGTTTAATCATATCTTAGACTTCTTGTATCAGATGATCGTTCCGAGAAtccaagaagaagaggaagaagaagaagaagaaaacagagcagGTAACAATGGCGAAAAGAGAGGATGTAAGTTTCTGAGAGAGACGAAGCTTCAGTTCAAAAGGGTCTTCGCGTCTAGACCTGCGGATATCATCTTGAGACTTCCATGGAGAGTCGTATCAAATCTCCCTGGCTTCATCGCTCTGAGTTATCTCTTCACCAGGCAAGAAAACGAAGCAACAGCAACAACTGTCTCTGTTTTCGACATGGAAAAGCCTCCTCTAGTCGAAGAACTCACGATCCCATCAGTCTCCGAACTCCACAAAGCCGGAGTTAAGTTCAAACCAACACAAAACGGTAACGTTTCGACGGTATCATTCGATTCAAACACTGGTCACTTTCACCTCCCTGTGATAAACCTAGACATCAACACGGACACGGTTCTTCGAAACCTCGTTGCTTACGAAGCTTCTAACACTTCGGGAGGACCATTAGTGTTCACTCGTTACACCGAGCTGATAAACGGGATCATCGATTCGGACGAAGACGTTAGGTTGCTTAGAGAGCAAGGCGTTCTCGTGAGCCGTCTCAAGAGTGACGAAGAAGCTGCTGAGATGTGGAACGGTATGAGCAAGTCTGTGAGGCTGACCAAGGTTGGGTTCTTGGATAAGACTATTGAGGATGTGAACCGGTACTATACCGGACGGTGGATGGTTAAGATTGGAAGATTTGTTGACGTTTATGTTTATGGTTCGTGGAAGATTTTGGCATTTTTGGGGGCGGTTTTGTTGTTGATTCTGGTTTCGTTGCAAGTGCTCTCGTTGGTGTTTGGCTCCTTGAGGCTGTTTGGATTGAGAACCGGTTAG